From Sparus aurata chromosome 9, fSpaAur1.1, whole genome shotgun sequence, a single genomic window includes:
- the LOC115588040 gene encoding uncharacterized protein LOC115588040 isoform X2 yields MKKSYNMWTHAGSTSNTTQSCKLVKEIDGVQVHSVQVDSVQMDSVQVDSVQVHSVQVQVDSVQVQVHSVQVHSVQVQVHSVQVQVHSVQVHSVQVQVHSVQVHSVQVQVHSVQVQVDSVQVHSVQVHSVQVHSVQVQVDSVQVHSVQVHSVQVHSVQVHSVQVQVHSVQVHSVQVHSVQVDSVQVDSVQVQVDSVQVQVHSVQVHSVQVDSVQVHSVQVDSVQVQVDSVQVHSN; encoded by the exons ATGAAGAAGAGCTATAACATGTGGACACATGCTGGCTCCAccagtaatactacacagagCTGTAAACTAGTCAAAGAAATAGACGGTGTTCAGGTGCACAGTGTTCAGGTGGACAGTGTTCAGATGGACAGTGTTCAGGTGGACAGTGTTCAGGTGCACAGTGTTCAGGTGCAGGTGGACAGTGTTCAGGTGCAGGTGCACAGTGTTCAGGTGCACAGTGTTCAGGTGCAGGTGCACAGTGTTCAGGTGCAGGTGCACAGTGTTCAGGTGCACAGTGTTCAGGTGCAGGTGCACAGTGTTCAGGTGCACAGTGTTCAGGTGCAGGTGCACAGTGTTCAGGTGCAGGTGGACAGTGTTCAGGTGCACAGTGTTCAGGTGCACAGTGTTCAGGTGCACAGTGTTCAGGTGCAGGTGGACAGTGTTCAGGTGCACAGTGTTCAGGTGCACAGTGTTCAGGTGCACAGTGTTCAGGTGCACAGTGTTCAGGTGCAGGTGCACAGTGTTCAGGTGCACAGTGTTCAG GTGCACAGTGTTCAGGTGGACAGTGTTCAGGTGGACAGTGTTCAGGTGCAGGTGGACAGTGTTCAGGTGCAGGTGCACAGTGTTCAGGTGCACAGTGTTCAGGTGGACAGTGTTCAGGTGCACAGTGTTCAGGTGGACAGTGTTCAGGTGCAGGTGGACAGTGTTCAGGTGCACAGTAACTAA
- the LOC115588040 gene encoding uncharacterized protein LOC115588040 isoform X5: MKKSYNMWTHAGSTSNTTQSCKLVKEIDGVQVHSVQVDSVQMDSVQVDSVQVHSVQVQVDSVQVQVHSVQVHSVQVQVHSVQVQVHSVQVHSVQVQVHSVQVHSVQVQVHSVQVQVDSVQVHSVQVHSVQVHSVQVQVDSVQVHSVQVHSVQVHSVQVHSVQVQVHSVQVHSVQVDSVQVDSVQVQVDSVQVQVHSVQVHSVQVDSVQVHSVQVDSVQVQVDSVQVHSN; this comes from the exons ATGAAGAAGAGCTATAACATGTGGACACATGCTGGCTCCAccagtaatactacacagagCTGTAAACTAGTCAAAGAAATAGACGGTGTTCAGGTGCACAGTGTTCAGGTGGACAGTGTTCAGATGGACAGTGTTCAGGTGGACAGTGTTCAGGTGCACAGTGTTCAGGTGCAGGTGGACAGTGTTCAGGTGCAGGTGCACAGTGTTCAGGTGCACAGTGTTCAGGTGCAGGTGCACAGTGTTCAGGTGCAGGTGCACAGTGTTCAGGTGCACAGTGTTCAGGTGCAGGTGCACAGTGTTCAGGTGCACAGTGTTCAGGTGCAGGTGCACAGTGTTCAGGTGCAGGTGGACAGTGTTCAGGTGCACAGTGTTCAGGTGCACAGTGTTCAGGTGCACAGTGTTCAGGTGCAGGTGGACAGTGTTCAGGTGCACAGTGTTCAGGTGCACAGTGTTCAGGTGCACAGTGTTCAGGTGCACAGTGTTCAGGTGCAGGTGCACAGTGTTCAGGTGCACAGTGTTCAG GTGGACAGTGTTCAGGTGGACAGTGTTCAGGTGCAGGTGGACAGTGTTCAGGTGCAGGTGCACAGTGTTCAGGTGCACAGTGTTCAGGTGGACAGTGTTCAGGTGCACAGTGTTCAGGTGGACAGTGTTCAGGTGCAGGTGGACAGTGTTCAGGTGCACAGTAACTAA
- the LOC115588040 gene encoding uncharacterized protein LOC115588040 isoform X4 yields MKKSYNMWTHAGSTSNTTQSCKLVKEIDGVQVHSVQVDSVQMDSVQVDSVQVHSVQVQVDSVQVQVHSVQVHSVQVQVHSVQVQVHSVQVHSVQVQVHSVQVHSVQVQVHSVQVQVDSVQVHSVQVHSVQVHSVQVQVDSVQVHSVQVHSVQVHSVQVHSVQVQVHSVQVHSVQVQVHSVQVHSVQVQVDSVQVQVHSVQVHSVQVDSVQVHSVQVDSVQVQVDSVQVHSN; encoded by the exons ATGAAGAAGAGCTATAACATGTGGACACATGCTGGCTCCAccagtaatactacacagagCTGTAAACTAGTCAAAGAAATAGACGGTGTTCAGGTGCACAGTGTTCAGGTGGACAGTGTTCAGATGGACAGTGTTCAGGTGGACAGTGTTCAGGTGCACAGTGTTCAGGTGCAGGTGGACAGTGTTCAGGTGCAGGTGCACAGTGTTCAGGTGCACAGTGTTCAGGTGCAGGTGCACAGTGTTCAGGTGCAGGTGCACAGTGTTCAGGTGCACAGTGTTCAGGTGCAGGTGCACAGTGTTCAGGTGCACAGTGTTCAGGTGCAGGTGCACAGTGTTCAGGTGCAGGTGGACAGTGTTCAGGTGCACAGTGTTCAGGTGCACAGTGTTCAGGTGCACAGTGTTCAGGTGCAGGTGGACAGTGTTCAGGTGCACAGTGTTCAGGTGCACAGTGTTCAGGTGCACAGTGTTCAGGTGCACAGTGTTCAGGTGCAGGTGCACAGTGTTCAGGTGCACAGTGTTCAGGTGCAGGTGCACAGTGTTCAGGTGCACAGTGTTCAG GTGCAGGTGGACAGTGTTCAGGTGCAGGTGCACAGTGTTCAGGTGCACAGTGTTCAGGTGGACAGTGTTCAGGTGCACAGTGTTCAGGTGGACAGTGTTCAGGTGCAGGTGGACAGTGTTCAGGTGCACAGTAACTAA
- the LOC115588040 gene encoding uncharacterized protein LOC115588040 isoform X7 has protein sequence MKKSYNMWTHAGSTSNTTQSCKLVKEIDGVQVHSVQVDSVQMDSVQVDSVQVHSVQVQVDSVQVQVHSVQVHSVQVQVHSVQVQVHSVQVHSVQVQVHSVQVHSVQVQVHSVQVQVDSVQVHSVQVHSVQVHSVQVQVDSVQVHSVQVHSVQVHSVQVHSVQVQVHSVQVHSVQVQVHSVQVHSVQVQVHSVQVHSVQVDSVQVHSVQVDSVQVQVDSVQVHSN, from the exons ATGAAGAAGAGCTATAACATGTGGACACATGCTGGCTCCAccagtaatactacacagagCTGTAAACTAGTCAAAGAAATAGACGGTGTTCAGGTGCACAGTGTTCAGGTGGACAGTGTTCAGATGGACAGTGTTCAGGTGGACAGTGTTCAGGTGCACAGTGTTCAGGTGCAGGTGGACAGTGTTCAGGTGCAGGTGCACAGTGTTCAGGTGCACAGTGTTCAGGTGCAGGTGCACAGTGTTCAGGTGCAGGTGCACAGTGTTCAGGTGCACAGTGTTCAGGTGCAGGTGCACAGTGTTCAGGTGCACAGTGTTCAGGTGCAGGTGCACAGTGTTCAGGTGCAGGTGGACAGTGTTCAGGTGCACAGTGTTCAGGTGCACAGTGTTCAGGTGCACAGTGTTCAGGTGCAGGTGGACAGTGTTCAGGTGCACAGTGTTCAGGTGCACAGTGTTCAGGTGCACAGTGTTCAGGTGCACAGTGTTCAGGTGCAGGTGCACAGTGTTCAGGTGCACAGTGTTCAGGTGCAGGTGCACAGTGTTCAGGTGCACAGTGTTCAG GTGCAGGTGCACAGTGTTCAGGTGCACAGTGTTCAGGTGGACAGTGTTCAGGTGCACAGTGTTCAGGTGGACAGTGTTCAGGTGCAGGTGGACAGTGTTCAGGTGCACAGTAACTAA
- the LOC115588040 gene encoding uncharacterized protein LOC115588040 isoform X8 produces the protein MKKSYNMWTHAGSTSNTTQSCKLVKEIDGVQVHSVQVDSVQMDSVQVDSVQVHSVQVQVDSVQVQVHSVQVHSVQVQVHSVQVQVHSVQVHSVQVQVHSVQVHSVQVQVDSVQVHSVQVHSVQVHSVQVHSVQVQVHSVQVHSVQVQVHSVQVHSVQVHSVQVDSVQVDSVQVQVDSVQVQVHSVQVHSVQVDSVQVHSVQVDSVQVQVDSVQVHSN, from the exons ATGAAGAAGAGCTATAACATGTGGACACATGCTGGCTCCAccagtaatactacacagagCTGTAAACTAGTCAAAGAAATAGACGGTGTTCAGGTGCACAGTGTTCAGGTGGACAGTGTTCAGATGGACAGTGTTCAGGTGGACAGTGTTCAGGTGCACAGTGTTCAGGTGCAGGTGGACAGTGTTCAGGTGCAGGTGCACAGTGTTCAGGTGCACAGTGTTCAGGTGCAGGTGCACAGTGTTCAGGTGCAGGTGCACAGTGTTCAGGTGCACAGTGTTCAGGTGCAGGTGCACAGTGTTCAGGTGCACAGTGTTCAGGTGCAG GTGGACAGTGTTCAGGTGCACAGTGTTCAGGTGCACAGTGTTCAGGTGCACAGTGTTCAGGTGCACAGTGTTCAGGTGCAGGTGCACAGTGTTCAGGTGCACAGTGTTCAGGTGCAGGTGCACAGTGTTCAGGTGCACAGTGTTCAGGTGCACAGTGTTCAGGTGGACAGTGTTCAGGTGGACAGTGTTCAGGTGCAGGTGGACAGTGTTCAGGTGCAGGTGCACAGTGTTCAGGTGCACAGTGTTCAGGTGGACAGTGTTCAGGTGCACAGTGTTCAGGTGGACAGTGTTCAGGTGCAGGTGGACAGTGTTCAGGTGCACAGTAACTAA
- the LOC115588040 gene encoding uncharacterized protein LOC115588040 isoform X6 translates to MKKSYNMWTHAGSTSNTTQSCKLVKEIDGVQVHSVQVDSVQMDSVQVDSVQVHSVQVQVDSVQVQVHSVQVHSVQVQVHSVQVQVHSVQVHSVQVQVHSVQVHSVQVQVHSVQVQVDSVQVHSVQVHSVQVHSVQVQVDSVQVHSVQVHSVQVHSVQVHSVQVQVHSVQVHSVQVQVHSVQVHSVQVHSVQVDSVQVHSVQVDSVQVHSVQVDSVQVQVDSVQVHSN, encoded by the exons ATGAAGAAGAGCTATAACATGTGGACACATGCTGGCTCCAccagtaatactacacagagCTGTAAACTAGTCAAAGAAATAGACGGTGTTCAGGTGCACAGTGTTCAGGTGGACAGTGTTCAGATGGACAGTGTTCAGGTGGACAGTGTTCAGGTGCACAGTGTTCAGGTGCAGGTGGACAGTGTTCAGGTGCAGGTGCACAGTGTTCAGGTGCACAGTGTTCAGGTGCAGGTGCACAGTGTTCAGGTGCAGGTGCACAGTGTTCAGGTGCACAGTGTTCAGGTGCAGGTGCACAGTGTTCAGGTGCACAGTGTTCAGGTGCAGGTGCACAGTGTTCAGGTGCAGGTGGACAGTGTTCAGGTGCACAGTGTTCAGGTGCACAGTGTTCAGGTGCACAGTGTTCAGGTGCAGGTGGACAGTGTTCAGGTGCACAGTGTTCAGGTGCACAGTGTTCAGGTGCACAGTGTTCAGGTGCACAGTGTTCAGGTGCAGGTGCACAGTGTTCAGGTGCACAGTGTTCAGGTGCAGGTGCACAGTGTTCAGGTGCACAGTGTTCAGGTGCACAGTGTTCAGGTGGACAGTGTTCAG GTGCACAGTGTTCAGGTGGACAGTGTTCAGGTGCACAGTGTTCAGGTGGACAGTGTTCAGGTGCAGGTGGACAGTGTTCAGGTGCACAGTAACTAA
- the LOC115588040 gene encoding uncharacterized protein LOC115588040 isoform X3 — protein MKKSYNMWTHAGSTSNTTQSCKLVKEIDGVQVHSVQVDSVQMDSVQVDSVQVHSVQVQVDSVQVQVHSVQVHSVQVQVHSVQVQVHSVQVHSVQVQVHSVQVHSVQVQVHSVQVQVDSVQVHSVQVHSVQVHSVQVQVDSVQVHSVQVHSVQVHSVQVHSVQVQVHSVQVHSVQVQVHSVQVHSVQVHSVQVDSVQVHSVQVHSVQVDSVQVHSVQVDSVQVQVDSVQVHSN, from the exons ATGAAGAAGAGCTATAACATGTGGACACATGCTGGCTCCAccagtaatactacacagagCTGTAAACTAGTCAAAGAAATAGACGGTGTTCAGGTGCACAGTGTTCAGGTGGACAGTGTTCAGATGGACAGTGTTCAGGTGGACAGTGTTCAGGTGCACAGTGTTCAGGTGCAGGTGGACAGTGTTCAGGTGCAGGTGCACAGTGTTCAGGTGCACAGTGTTCAGGTGCAGGTGCACAGTGTTCAGGTGCAGGTGCACAGTGTTCAGGTGCACAGTGTTCAGGTGCAGGTGCACAGTGTTCAGGTGCACAGTGTTCAGGTGCAGGTGCACAGTGTTCAGGTGCAGGTGGACAGTGTTCAGGTGCACAGTGTTCAGGTGCACAGTGTTCAGGTGCACAGTGTTCAGGTGCAGGTGGACAGTGTTCAGGTGCACAGTGTTCAGGTGCACAGTGTTCAGGTGCACAGTGTTCAGGTGCACAGTGTTCAGGTGCAGGTGCACAGTGTTCAGGTGCACAGTGTTCAGGTGCAGGTGCACAGTGTTCAGGTGCACAGTGTTCAGGTGCACAGTGTTCAGGTGGACAGTGTTCAG GTGCACAGTGTTCAGGTGCACAGTGTTCAGGTGGACAGTGTTCAGGTGCACAGTGTTCAGGTGGACAGTGTTCAGGTGCAGGTGGACAGTGTTCAGGTGCACAGTAACTAA
- the LOC115588040 gene encoding uncharacterized protein LOC115588040 isoform X1, translating into MKKSYNMWTHAGSTSNTTQSCKLVKEIDGVQVHSVQVDSVQMDSVQVDSVQVHSVQVQVDSVQVQVHSVQVHSVQVQVHSVQVQVHSVQVHSVQVQVHSVQVHSVQVQVHSVQVQVDSVQVHSVQVHSVQVHSVQVQVDSVQVHSVQVHSVQVQVHSVQVHSVQVQVHSVQVHSVQVHSVQVDSVQVDSVQVQVDSVQVQVHSVQVHSVQVDSVQVHSVQVDSVQVQVDSVQVHSN; encoded by the exons ATGAAGAAGAGCTATAACATGTGGACACATGCTGGCTCCAccagtaatactacacagagCTGTAAACTAGTCAAAGAAATAGACGGTGTTCAGGTGCACAGTGTTCAGGTGGACAGTGTTCAGATGGACAGTGTTCAGGTGGACAGTGTTCAGGTGCACAGTGTTCAGGTGCAGGTGGACAGTGTTCAGGTGCAGGTGCACAGTGTTCAGGTGCACAGTGTTCAGGTGCAGGTGCACAGTGTTCAGGTGCAGGTGCACAGTGTTCAGGTGCACAGTGTTCAGGTGCAGGTGCACAGTGTTCAGGTGCACAGTGTTCAGGTGCAGGTGCACAGTGTTCAGGTGCAGGTGGACAGTGTTCAGGTGCACAGTGTTCAGGTGCACAGTGTTCAGGTGCACAGTGTTCAGGTGCAGGTGGACAGTGTTCAGGTGCACAGTGTTCAGGTGCACAGTGTTCAG GTGCAGGTGCACAGTGTTCAGGTGCACAGTGTTCAGGTGCAGGTGCACAGTGTTCAGGTGCACAGTGTTCAGGTGCACAGTGTTCAGGTGGACAGTGTTCAGGTGGACAGTGTTCAGGTGCAGGTGGACAGTGTTCAGGTGCAGGTGCACAGTGTTCAGGTGCACAGTGTTCAGGTGGACAGTGTTCAGGTGCACAGTGTTCAGGTGGACAGTGTTCAGGTGCAGGTGGACAGTGTTCAGGTGCACAGTAACTAA